One Actinosynnema pretiosum DNA segment encodes these proteins:
- a CDS encoding anthranilate synthase family protein: MTGAISWDSLAFAPALADVLEGAARDFALLHRPEATGDRVEVLLGDATAVPRLADLPAPRPGPPGAPRHDVFALVPYRQLAERGFRCRDDGAPLLAMAVHAQASCPLAEVLPLLPDEPPALTGGDFDVPDDEYARVVADVLREEIGRGEGANFVIKRSFVAEAPGFTAASALALFRALATGERGAYWTFVARLGDRVLVGATPERHVSLVGGAAVMNPISGTLRYPDGPPDPRRLLEFLADPKETSELYMVLDEELKMMARVTASGGRAVGPFLKEMAALAHTEYLIEGRSPLDPREILRETLLAPTVTGSPLESACRVIHRHEPEGRGYYSGVAALIGRDINGDHALDSAILLRTAEITGGRLRLSVGATLVRDSDPDSEVAETRGKAQGVLRALGVEPGAGAGTGAAPGGLAEQPGVRAALEDRNRGLARFWLHRDHPDALLAPELAGRRALVVDAEDAFTAMLRHQLVALGLAVDLRRHDEVAHARGHDLVVLGPGPGDPRDLGDPRVATVHRLVRGLLDDRAPFLAICLSHQVLAAQLGLDVARRDRPHQGVQREVDLFGRRALLGFYNSYTATCPADRFAHPREGLVEVCRDAGTGQVHALRGGRFASFQFHPESVLSRDGFDVLRGTAAALLLPEAAARGVGR; encoded by the coding sequence ACCTGCCCGCGCCGCGGCCGGGACCGCCCGGCGCGCCGCGCCACGACGTGTTCGCGCTCGTGCCGTACCGGCAGCTCGCCGAGCGCGGCTTCCGCTGCCGCGACGACGGGGCGCCGCTGCTGGCCATGGCCGTGCACGCCCAGGCGTCCTGCCCGCTCGCCGAGGTCCTGCCGCTGCTGCCCGACGAGCCGCCCGCGCTCACCGGTGGCGACTTCGACGTCCCCGACGACGAGTACGCCCGCGTCGTGGCGGACGTGCTGCGCGAGGAGATCGGCCGGGGGGAGGGCGCGAACTTCGTCATCAAGCGCTCGTTCGTGGCCGAGGCCCCCGGCTTCACCGCCGCGTCCGCGCTCGCCCTGTTCCGCGCGCTCGCCACCGGTGAGCGCGGCGCCTACTGGACGTTCGTGGCGCGCCTGGGCGACCGGGTGCTCGTCGGCGCCACCCCGGAGCGGCACGTGAGCCTGGTCGGCGGCGCCGCCGTGATGAACCCCATCAGCGGCACGCTCCGCTACCCCGACGGCCCACCCGATCCCCGGCGGCTGCTGGAGTTCCTCGCCGACCCGAAGGAGACCTCCGAGCTCTACATGGTGCTCGACGAGGAGCTCAAGATGATGGCCCGCGTCACCGCGTCCGGCGGGCGCGCGGTCGGGCCGTTCCTCAAGGAGATGGCCGCGCTCGCGCACACCGAGTACCTGATCGAGGGGCGCAGCCCGCTGGACCCCCGCGAGATCCTGCGCGAGACCCTGCTGGCCCCCACGGTCACCGGCAGCCCGCTGGAGAGCGCCTGCCGGGTCATCCACCGCCACGAACCGGAGGGGCGCGGCTACTACAGCGGCGTGGCCGCCCTCATCGGGCGCGACATCAACGGCGACCACGCCCTGGACTCGGCGATCCTGCTGCGCACCGCCGAGATCACCGGCGGGCGGCTGCGCCTGTCGGTCGGCGCGACCCTGGTCCGCGACTCCGATCCCGACTCCGAGGTCGCCGAGACCAGGGGCAAGGCCCAGGGCGTGCTGCGCGCGCTCGGCGTCGAACCCGGCGCCGGGGCCGGGACCGGGGCGGCTCCCGGTGGCCTCGCCGAGCAGCCCGGCGTGCGCGCGGCCCTGGAGGACCGCAATCGCGGGCTGGCCCGGTTCTGGCTGCACCGCGACCACCCCGACGCGCTCCTGGCCCCGGAGCTTGCGGGCAGGCGCGCGCTCGTCGTGGACGCGGAGGACGCGTTCACCGCCATGCTGCGCCACCAGCTCGTCGCGCTCGGCCTGGCGGTCGACCTGCGCCGCCACGACGAGGTCGCCCACGCGCGCGGCCACGACCTGGTCGTGCTGGGACCGGGCCCCGGCGACCCGCGCGACCTGGGCGACCCGCGCGTGGCCACCGTCCACCGCCTCGTGCGCGGTCTGCTCGACGACCGCGCGCCGTTCCTGGCGATCTGCCTGAGCCACCAGGTGCTCGCCGCCCAGCTCGGCCTGGACGTGGCGCGCCGCGACCGGCCCCACCAGGGGGTGCAGCGCGAGGTCGACCTGTTCGGCAGGCGAGCGCTTCTCGGCTTCTACAACAGCTACACCGCGACCTGCCCCGCCGACCGGTTCGCCCACCCCCGCGAGGGACTGGTCGAGGTGTGCCGGGACGCGGGCACCGGCCAGGTGCACGCCCTGCGCGGCGGGCGCTTCGCGTCGTTCCAGTTCCACCCGGAGTCGGTGCTCAGCCGCGACGGGTTCGACGTCCTGCGCGGCACGGCCGCCGCGCTGCTGCTGCCGGAAGCCGCCGCGCGCGGCGTGGGGAGGTGA
- a CDS encoding FAD-dependent monooxygenase: MATFVIAGGGIGGLSAALAVARAGHEVLVLERAPAFTEIGAGIQLAPNAFHALDALGVGDGVRERAVLVDALRLLDGVTGDQLAALPLDEGYRARFGNPYAVVHRRDLHDPLLRACREHPRVRLRAGTAVTGYEQDSGGVRCALSGGGTVAADGLVGADGIRSAVRARLLGDGGPRVSGHTIFRTTVPLERVPPELRWNSVCLWAAPGWHFVHYPIASGDRLNLAIIRDDGAATAASGVPADRAEVLAGFPDLAPTARALLELGEDWRRWVLCDRDPAPRWHDGRVVLVGDAAHPMLQYAAQGACQALEDAVVLGGLLSGADGGAVAGRFARFTAERADRVARTQLVARWMGDRVFHAPPAERAALLDGLSAADLVEAVAWLHAERATAPAAPTAPAAAG, translated from the coding sequence ATGGCCACGTTCGTGATCGCGGGCGGCGGGATCGGCGGGCTGTCCGCCGCACTGGCCGTCGCGCGGGCCGGGCACGAGGTCCTGGTGCTGGAGCGCGCCCCCGCGTTCACCGAGATCGGCGCGGGCATCCAGCTGGCCCCCAACGCCTTCCACGCGCTCGACGCCCTGGGCGTCGGCGACGGGGTGCGCGAGCGCGCCGTCCTGGTGGACGCCCTGCGGCTGCTCGACGGCGTCACCGGCGACCAGCTGGCCGCCCTGCCGCTGGACGAGGGCTACCGGGCCCGCTTCGGCAACCCCTACGCCGTCGTGCACCGCCGGGACCTGCACGACCCGCTGCTGCGGGCCTGCCGGGAGCACCCGCGCGTGCGGCTGCGCGCCGGGACCGCCGTCACCGGCTACGAGCAGGACTCCGGGGGCGTGCGCTGCGCGCTGTCCGGCGGCGGGACCGTCGCGGCGGACGGCCTGGTCGGCGCGGACGGCATCCGCTCCGCCGTGCGCGCCCGCCTGCTCGGCGACGGAGGGCCCCGCGTCTCCGGCCACACGATCTTCCGCACCACCGTGCCGCTGGAGCGGGTTCCGCCGGAGCTGAGGTGGAACTCGGTGTGCCTGTGGGCCGCGCCCGGCTGGCACTTCGTGCACTACCCGATCGCGTCCGGCGACCGGCTCAACCTGGCGATCATCCGCGACGACGGGGCGGCGACCGCCGCGTCCGGCGTGCCCGCCGACCGCGCCGAGGTGCTGGCGGGCTTCCCCGACCTGGCCCCGACCGCCCGCGCCCTGCTGGAGCTGGGCGAGGACTGGCGCCGCTGGGTGCTGTGCGACCGCGACCCGGCTCCCCGGTGGCACGACGGCCGGGTCGTCCTGGTCGGCGACGCCGCGCACCCGATGCTCCAGTACGCCGCGCAGGGCGCCTGCCAGGCGCTGGAGGACGCGGTGGTCCTCGGCGGGCTGCTGAGCGGTGCGGACGGCGGTGCGGTGGCGGGCCGCTTCGCCCGGTTCACCGCCGAGCGCGCCGACCGCGTCGCCCGGACCCAGCTCGTCGCCCGCTGGATGGGGGACCGGGTCTTCCACGCGCCCCCGGCCGAGCGCGCCGCCCTGCTCGACGGGCTGAGCGCCGCCGACCTGGTCGAGGCGGTCGCCTGGCTGCACGCCGAACGCGCCACCGCCCCCGCTGCTCCGACAGCCCCGGCCGCTGCGGGGTGA